The Motacilla alba alba isolate MOTALB_02 chromosome 23, Motacilla_alba_V1.0_pri, whole genome shotgun sequence genomic interval AACCGGGGCCGTGGAGCCGCGAAACCAGCGGTGGCGATCAAAAACCGCGACCCCGAGcccgcggcggccccgctcTCACCATGGCGGCCACGCCGAGGCCTGAGCGGGGCGGCACTTCCGGgatggcggcggcgcggcggaaATGCGTCGCGGTCTCCATGGCAACAGAGCTGCTTCCGGGAGGAAGCAGGAAGTGCGGCGGCGTTGCCATGGCGACCGCGGGTGAGGGGGAGCGATGGCCGCGGGCAGGGTTtgtttggggaggggggaaacggggctgggggagcctgAGGGGTGCGAGGGCTCGGGGGGAGCGTGGAGTGGGGCGGTGAGTCCCgcgggcagggacagctggcacCGCCCCGAGCGGCAGCCAGCCgggcctgggcactgcccgcTGCTGAGGGGGATGCCCGGAGGGTGGGCAGggttaaaggaataaagtagggatttattgAAAACCCTTCAAAGGATGCaccctgggcagcacaagagcccagctgtggctacacccaagatgggCCCAAGTCACGAGTTTTGACATTTTtgtaagttttggtccatttccgTGTTGGGTCAGTTGTGCAATGGCAGCTGCGGGTGATGCAGTCCCATGCAGCCTGCTCTCctcatttccctgctgtttcGGGGCCTGAAGAAGCTGCAGTGATGGCCTTGGGAGTCTGGAGAACATGAAAGCTGAAACTGGAGGCATCGAGGCGGCTGCGGCCGGGCTGGCTCCATGGCTCTGACCCCGatgtgccaggggctgggctggctccatGGCTCCGACCCCAATCTTCCAGGGGCCGCGCTGGCTCCATGGCTCTGACCCCGATGTGCCAGGAGCTGAGGCCATGCTGGCTCCATGGCTCTGATCCTGATGTTCCAAGGGCCATGCTGTCTCCCTGCTGTGACCCCACTGTCCCAGTGCCATGTTGTCCCGGTGCCatgctgtccccatggctgtgACCTCCCTGTCCCGGTGCCATGCTGTCTCCCCGGCTGTGAccgcgctgtccccgcagggCAGGCGCTGGCCCCGGCTGtgaccccgctgtccccgcagggcAGGCGCTGGCGCTGGCGCTGGTGGCCGCGCTCTGGGGTGGCACGGGCCCGTTCCTCAgggcggccgcggcgggcgTGGAGGagctgcggggccggggccgcctgCGGCAGCTGCTGCGAGAGCTGCGCTTCCTGTGCCGCAACCGGCAGGTGAGAGACCCACAGGTgacagctgtgcagggacagagggacactgAAACGACAAACAGCGGCCGTGGCGGGCTCGGGGAGGAGGTGATGAATCTGACTCTGTGTTCTgagaaggctaatttattattacattgtaattatattatattatattatattacattatattatatcatactatattatatatattatattacattatattacaatACGTTATATAATGcaatattatattacattatattatattgcatcatattatatattatattacatattacatgatattatattatattatattacatgATATTACATGATGTTAcatgatattatattatactatacaatataatgtaatataatattaCATATTAGATTagattatatattatattatattatattatattatattatattatattatatcatattattatatcatattattatatcatatcatatcatatatTAATACTTAACTATATAACTAAATATTTAACTCATTTAACTATGTTAAACTCTTTTATTTGCATAACTAACTCAGGTGATGGTGTACAAATCCCATGTTAGTTCACTCGTTTGTGGACTGTCCTGTCTGAATCTGAAGGTGGCAGCAACAAGAGCCAGGACCCCGAGAGTTCAAATGAGCTTTGTGTTTCACACACCCTTCCCGGGGGTCCTTGCTGAGACTCCAGCATCCACAGTCCCATCCTCAGCGGGTTATTCCTGCAGCATTCCCCCCTCTCCTCCGTCCTGGCGAACCCCCCGGCCCTGGGGTGGCACTGACAAAACCACAGAATgctcaaaaacaaacaaagaaagagCTCAGgggtttctgcagcactgccagctccccgaggaaagggaagagcaaTGCTGGGCTGTCGGGGGTGCTCAGGGGAGGATTCAGCCCTGCCAGAGGGAAAAGCACCAACCTGGGCTGGAATTTGCCAATCCTGGTGGAGGTGGTGGTCACATCCATggcctcctgccctcctcccagCACCACCTGCAGGgacaagaagcagagaaagcagagccCTTGGGTGCTGCCCTCTGGGATTCAGGGAATGCTGGGCTCACTGAGCTGGGAAAGACTCCAGGATCAGCCCAGCATTGAACCTGGAACCAGCTCAGAGCAGGTGCCAGGGTGGCACCCTCAGCCTCGCGTGTTCTCCTGCAGTacctgctgcccttcctcctcAACCAGGCTGGATCCCTGCTCTTCTACCTCACCCTGGCCTCCACAGGTcagttcctgctgcttttttttggggtggtttgatGGGATTTTGTGGCTCTGCCCAACACCAAGCAGCTCCCTTGGAATAATCCCAAATAAAGGGAATTTCTCCCCTCGGAACTTGCGTTTCAGacctgtccctggctgtgccactcTGCAACTCCCTGGCTTTGGTTGTGACCTTGGTGACtgggaaaatcctgggagaggACATTGGGGGCAAAAGTGAGTCCCACTTCAAGCACTTCCTCAAGAAATCAGCTTTTATCGGATTGAAATtattgatttgatttgatttttattggggggaattgatttttaaagtgGGGGATTTGATTTATAATGTGGggggtttgatttttaaagtggGGGATTTGATTTATAATGTGGGggatttgatttgatttaatatttatgtatatttaatttataatctGAAGACACCAAACACCCCACAAGGCTTGAACTTGGTCAGAGGAGCTTTGGCTGCAGGGAATTGAAATGGGAAAGGGAattgaaacagatttttggGCAGGGCTGGTGAATTTAAAGCCAGAATTGGTTGGTTTTAGCTAAAAGGATTTCTATTTCCCTCAAGGGGATGTTTAACCATGAATAAAATGCCCACCATGGAAAAGGAGTGGCCCAAAAGCCCCCAAAAGTCAGCGTGCCCTGCTCAGGTGgtcaggaaaaagcaggaaatggggaaatttCAAACTGCAGGACctggaagagcagctgcaggccaTCATTTGGGGCACATTCCCGGTTGATCCGGATTTACTGATCGTGGATTTGTTCctcccccaggagctgtggcaggaaTGCTGCTCACCATGCTGGGcgtgtccctgtgcctggctggggcctgaggcagcagcaggggctgatccGGGGCTGCTCCCCGTTCCCGGGGGGTTCCTGGCTCAGCCCCACCTGGGAAGGTGTTTTGGGATGGCCAAAGCCACGGATGGCACTCCCTGAGGGCCAGGGACAGCCACGTCTGTGCCTCCAGGGGATTTTGGTGGCTCTTTGAAGACCACGGTGATTGGCCAGCACTGCGGGGGTAAGAAAGGGTTAATAAATGATCCAGCGTGACCTCCTG includes:
- the TMEM234 gene encoding transmembrane protein 234 isoform X2 encodes the protein MATAGQALALALVAALWGGTGPFLRAAAAGVEELRGRGRLRQLLRELRFLCRNRQYLLPFLLNQAGSLLFYLTLASTDLSLAVPLCNSLALVVTLVTGKILGEDIGGKRAVAGMLLTMLGVSLCLAGA
- the TMEM234 gene encoding transmembrane protein 234 isoform X1; this translates as MATAGQALALALVAALWGGTGPFLRAAAAGVEELRGRGRLRQLLRELRFLCRNRQVRDPQVTAVQGQRDTETTNSGRGGLGEEVMVYKSHVSSLVCGLSCLNLKVAATRARTPRVQMSFVFHTPFPGVLAETPASTVPSSAGYSCSIPPSPPSWRTPRPWGGTDKTTECSKTNKERAQGFLQHCQLPEEREEQCWAVGGAQGRIQPCQREKHQPGLEFANPGGGGGHIHGLLPSSQHHLQGQEAEKAEPLGAALWDSGNAGLTELGKTPGSAQH